One Lycium barbarum isolate Lr01 chromosome 5, ASM1917538v2, whole genome shotgun sequence genomic window carries:
- the LOC132639577 gene encoding uncharacterized protein LOC132639577 — MVNLNRTDWSQKPDYTLWAYWTAYKTPIGTLPFKLIFGKACHQPVELKHKDMWALKNLNIDWEEATKLQLFQLNEIDEFCYQAYESAALYKERMKQYHDKKIPNRYFQKGDPVLLYNSGLKLLPGK; from the coding sequence ATGGTCAATCTGAATAGAACTGACTGGTCCCAAAAGCCTGATTATACTCTATGGGCTTATTGGACTGCGTACAAGACCCCGATTGGGACTTTACCTTTCAAGTTAATTTTTGGCAAAGCTTGCCACCAGCCCGTTGAACTGAAACACAAGGACATGTGGGCGTTGAAGAACCTGAACATTGATTGGGAAGAAGCAACTAAGCTCcagttgtttcaactcaatgagattGATGAATTCTGCTATCAGGCTTATGAGAGTGCAGCATTgtataaagagaggatgaagcagtatcatgatAAGAAAATCCCCAATCGATACTTTCAAAAGGGTGATCCTGTCTTGCTGTATAATTCTGGACTAAAGCTGCTACCGGGCAAGTAG